Proteins encoded in a region of the Quercus lobata isolate SW786 chromosome 8, ValleyOak3.0 Primary Assembly, whole genome shotgun sequence genome:
- the LOC115954494 gene encoding plasma membrane ATPase 2-like — protein sequence MKLVNIRCRRCICFSTVCMSARRCIDQGKIDKDINNIYAVSITIRTLLGFVLLALIWEDKFPPFMLLIIAILNDGTIMTISKDLVKPSPMRDSWKLNGGI from the exons ATGAAGCTTGTCAACATTCGATGCAGAAGATGCATTTGCTTCAGCACCGTATGCATGAGCGCCAGAAGATGCATCGACCAGGGAAAAATTGATAAAGACATAAATAAT ATATATGCTGTCTCCATAACCATAAGGACATTG CTTGGTTTTGTGCTTCTAGCTTTGATATGGGAAGATAAGTTCCCACCTTTCATGCTTCTGATAATCGCAATACTGAATGATG GTACCATCATGACGATTTCAAAGGACCTAGTAAAGCCATCTCCAATGCGTGACAGTTGGAAGTTGAATGGGGGGATTTGA
- the LOC115954493 gene encoding NAC domain-containing protein 75-like isoform X2, with product MNKSSLGSISSSDLIDAKLEEHQMCGSKHCPGCGHKLEGKPDWLGLPAGVKFDPTDQELIEHLEAKVEAKDMKSHPLIDEFIPTIEGEDGICYTHPEKLPGVTRDGLSRHFFHRPSKAYTTGTRKRRKIQTECDLQGGETRWHKTGKTRPVMVNGKQKGCKKILVLYTNFGKNRKPEKTNWVMHQYHLGQHEEEKEGELVVSKIFYQTQPRQCNWSDRSATTGEGNSDPNSRRDSGSGSCSSKEVVPHRDEMSAAGVAPISGYSAIDIQQLKSDHFSFAPLRKSFDEVGIAEASTAREAPASGTCEELRDHQRPHPMAHEHHHQQQQHHHAHHQLATTAFHISRPSHPISTIISPPPLHHTSIILDQDPYHVPRIMLQNENFQQQQQQQQQQQQHHKLGGRSASGLEELIMGCTSTNIKEESSITNPQEAEWLKYSSFWPDPDNPDHHG from the exons ATGAATAAGAGTAGTTTGGGCTCCATCAGCAGCTCTGATCTCATCGATGCCAAGCTTGAAGAGCATCAAATGTGTGGATCCAAGCACTGTCCCGGTTGTGGACACAAGCTTGAGGGAAAGCCG GATTGGTTAGGTCTACCTGCAGGAGTGAAATTTGATCCTACAGACCAAGAATTGATCGAACACCTTGAAGCAAAGGTAGAGGCCAAAGACATGAAATCTCACCCTTTGATAGATGAGTTTATCCCTACTATTGAAGGAGAAGATGGGATTTGCTATACCCATCCAGAAAAACTTCCAG GAGTCACAAGAGATGGCTTGAGCAGGCATTTCTTTCATAGACCATCGAAAGCTTACACAACTGGgacaagaaagagaagaaaaattcaaaccGAATGTGACTTGCAAGGTGGTGAAACAAGGTGGCACAAGACTGGCAAAACTAGGCCTGTAATGGTGAATGGCAAGCAAAAAGGGTGCAAGAAAATACTAGTCCTTTATAcaaattttggcaaaaacagAAAACCCGAAAAGACCAACTGGGTCATGCATCAATACCACCTTGGTCAAcatgaagaagagaaagaaggggAGCTTGTGGTTTCAAAGATATTCTATCAGACACAGCCAAGACAATGCAATTGGTCTGATAGGAGTGCAACCACTGGCGAAGGAAACAGTGACCCCAATAGCAGGAGAGATAGTGGTAGTGGAAGTTGTTCTTCCAAGGAAGTAGTTCCTCATAGAGATGAAATGTCTGCAGCTGGGGTTGCTCCAATATCAGGTTACAGTGCCATTGACATTCAACAGTTAAAATCTGACCATTTCAGCTTTGCCCCACTCAGGAAAAGCTTTGATGAG GTAGGGATAGCAGAGGCTTCAACAGCAAGGGAAGCACCGGCATCAGGCACGTGCGAAGAGTTGCGAGATCATCAGAGGCCACATCCTATGGCCCATGAGCACCATCACCAACAGCAACAACATCACCATGCACACCATCAGCTTGCAACTACAGCCTTCCACATCAGCAGACCTTCACATCCCATTTCAACCATCATTTCACCACCTCCACTCCATCACACCTCTATTATTCTCGACCAAGACCCGTACCATGTCCCCAGAATAATGCTCCAAAATGAGAATTTCCAG caacaacaacaacagcagcagcagcagcaacagcatCATAAACTTGGAGGAAGGTCTGCATCAGGTTTAGAGGAACTCATAATGGGTTGCACTTCAACTAATATCAAAGAA GAATCATCCATCACAAATCCTCAAGAGGCAGAATGGTTGAAGTATTCTTCATTCTGGCCTGACCCTGACAACCCGGATCATCATGGGTAG
- the LOC115956461 gene encoding uncharacterized protein LOC115956461 encodes MVIVIVEVTKLQTINNAYKRLAGHEYADISGDLGVDAGMFTMPEIDIIIYHGGPLKNANANKGLPFEGPGIKTYYTQIDRRLKTLDELKMMVMEELCKNPAVHNIHITYRMPNEILKHRINYKYMAIEADKHVKIMFDKLERIPEVTNIELYIQLEPRAEDEDEDDDYVDENIVINGEDFGDRDEIEDMIEQGDFRDFERDIDDDETLDGSQPDAYNVLSVQNITDTIPVYSLPALSFSENTWENLFDPSHIETPFVSSWREGMNLCKGLTFANKMEVQRVLTKCALKENKHFMISRSTTTKLCAKCVDESCTWYVCVVMKPKFHNLWMVTVYKGPHTCIWTGVRNDGRMMSCKFIADDILKKLCEDHTTPIKHLRSMIESKYEGQKPSYYKVWDAKQKAIGKMFENWEESYQRLQKLLMAYIDQDPTTQVFYRTTSTGEDDTVFLNYVFWSFGPSIDGFKYCKPVISIDGTHLYGKYQGKLLVAMATDANNKVFPLAFAIVDSESGSSWRWFLQCLRDAIGRVIPYEGICIISDRHLGIKNAIAN; translated from the exons ATGGTTATAGTAATTGTTGAAGTTACAAAACttcaaacaataaataatgCGTACAAAAGACTAGCAGGACATGAGTATGCAGATATCTCAGGGGATTTAGGTGTGGATGCTGGGAT GTTCACAATGCCTGAAATTGATATAATCATATACCACGGTGGTCCgttgaagaatgccaatgcaaaCAAGGGATTGCCATTTGAAGGGCCGGGTATAAAGACCTATTATACCCAAATTGATCGTAGGTTGAAGACCCTTGACGAATTGAAGATGATGGTTATGGAAGAGTTGTGTAAGAACCCTGCTGTGCACAACATACACATTACTTATCGCATGCCAAATGAAATCCTGAAGCACCGGATTAATTACAAGTACATGGCGATAGAAGCAGACAAACATGTGAAGATCATGTTTGACAAGTTGGAGAGAATACCTGAAGTAACTAACATTGAGTTGTACATACAGTTGGAGCCACGTGCAGAA gatgaggatgaggatgatgactaTGTTGATGAAAATATTGTCATTAACGGTGAAGATTTTGGCGATAGAGATGAGATTGAAGACATGATTGAACAAGGGGACTTTAGGGACTTTGAGAGGGACATTGATGACGATGAGACATTGGACGGTAGTCAACCTGATGCATACAATGTTCTTAGTGTCCAAAACATTACAGACACAATCCCTGTGTACTCACTACCTGCCTTGTCATTTTCTgaaaatacttgggaaaatTTATTTGATCCTTCACATATTGAGACACCATTTGTGTCTAGTTGGAGAGAGGGGATGAATTTGTGCAAAGGCTTGACTTTTGCCAATAAAATGGAGGTGCAACGCGTATTAACAAAGTGTGCCCTTaaggaaaacaaacattttatgATCAGTAGGTCAACCACGACAAAACTTTGTGCGAAATGCGTTGATGAGTCATGCACGTGGTATGTCTGCGTAGTCATGAAGCCCAAGTTCCACAATCTATGGATGGTCACCGTGTACAAGGGTCCTCACACGTGTATATGGACTGGGGTGCGAAATGATGGTAGAATGATGAGTTGTAAATTTATTGCAGATGACATCCTTAAGAAGTTATGTGAGGATCACACTACCCCAATTAAGCATCTCAGATCTATGATAGAGTCGAAATATGAGGGACAAAAGCCTTCTTACTACAAGGTGTGGGATGCGAAACAAAAGGCGATTGGGAAGATGTTTGAGAATTGGGAagagtcttaccaaaggttgcAGAAGTTGCTAATGGCATATATTGATCAGGATCCGACTACGCAGGTGTTCTATCGTACCACATCCACCGGTGAAGATGACACagtatttttgaattatgtgtTTTGGTCTTTTGGTCCAAGCATTGATGGATTCAAATATTGCAAGCCGGTTATCAGTATTGATGGGACCCATCTGTATGGTAAATATCAGGGAAAGTTGTTGGTTGCAATGGCAACCGACGCTAACAACAAGGTATTCCCTCTTGCCTTTGCTATTGTGGATTCTGAGTCAGGGTCTAGTTGGAGGTGGTTTTTACAATGCCTCAGAGATGCGATTGGCCGCGTGATACCTTACGAAGGCATTTGCATAATTTCTGACCGACATCTCGGTATCAAAAACGCCATTGCAAACTAG
- the LOC115954493 gene encoding NAC domain-containing protein 75-like isoform X1, translated as MNKSSLGSISSSDLIDAKLEEHQMCGSKHCPGCGHKLEGKPDWLGLPAGVKFDPTDQELIEHLEAKVEAKDMKSHPLIDEFIPTIEGEDGICYTHPEKLPGVTRDGLSRHFFHRPSKAYTTGTRKRRKIQTECDLQGGETRWHKTGKTRPVMVNGKQKGCKKILVLYTNFGKNRKPEKTNWVMHQYHLGQHEEEKEGELVVSKIFYQTQPRQCNWSDRSATTGEGNSDPNSRRDSGSGSCSSKEVVPHRDEMSAAGVAPISGYSAIDIQQLKSDHFSFAPLRKSFDEVGIAEASTAREAPASGTCEELRDHQRPHPMAHEHHHQQQQHHHAHHQLATTAFHISRPSHPISTIISPPPLHHTSIILDQDPYHVPRIMLQNENFQQQQQQQQQQQQQHHKLGGRSASGLEELIMGCTSTNIKEESSITNPQEAEWLKYSSFWPDPDNPDHHG; from the exons ATGAATAAGAGTAGTTTGGGCTCCATCAGCAGCTCTGATCTCATCGATGCCAAGCTTGAAGAGCATCAAATGTGTGGATCCAAGCACTGTCCCGGTTGTGGACACAAGCTTGAGGGAAAGCCG GATTGGTTAGGTCTACCTGCAGGAGTGAAATTTGATCCTACAGACCAAGAATTGATCGAACACCTTGAAGCAAAGGTAGAGGCCAAAGACATGAAATCTCACCCTTTGATAGATGAGTTTATCCCTACTATTGAAGGAGAAGATGGGATTTGCTATACCCATCCAGAAAAACTTCCAG GAGTCACAAGAGATGGCTTGAGCAGGCATTTCTTTCATAGACCATCGAAAGCTTACACAACTGGgacaagaaagagaagaaaaattcaaaccGAATGTGACTTGCAAGGTGGTGAAACAAGGTGGCACAAGACTGGCAAAACTAGGCCTGTAATGGTGAATGGCAAGCAAAAAGGGTGCAAGAAAATACTAGTCCTTTATAcaaattttggcaaaaacagAAAACCCGAAAAGACCAACTGGGTCATGCATCAATACCACCTTGGTCAAcatgaagaagagaaagaaggggAGCTTGTGGTTTCAAAGATATTCTATCAGACACAGCCAAGACAATGCAATTGGTCTGATAGGAGTGCAACCACTGGCGAAGGAAACAGTGACCCCAATAGCAGGAGAGATAGTGGTAGTGGAAGTTGTTCTTCCAAGGAAGTAGTTCCTCATAGAGATGAAATGTCTGCAGCTGGGGTTGCTCCAATATCAGGTTACAGTGCCATTGACATTCAACAGTTAAAATCTGACCATTTCAGCTTTGCCCCACTCAGGAAAAGCTTTGATGAG GTAGGGATAGCAGAGGCTTCAACAGCAAGGGAAGCACCGGCATCAGGCACGTGCGAAGAGTTGCGAGATCATCAGAGGCCACATCCTATGGCCCATGAGCACCATCACCAACAGCAACAACATCACCATGCACACCATCAGCTTGCAACTACAGCCTTCCACATCAGCAGACCTTCACATCCCATTTCAACCATCATTTCACCACCTCCACTCCATCACACCTCTATTATTCTCGACCAAGACCCGTACCATGTCCCCAGAATAATGCTCCAAAATGAGAATTTCCAG cagcaacaacaacaacagcagcagcagcagcaacagcatCATAAACTTGGAGGAAGGTCTGCATCAGGTTTAGAGGAACTCATAATGGGTTGCACTTCAACTAATATCAAAGAA GAATCATCCATCACAAATCCTCAAGAGGCAGAATGGTTGAAGTATTCTTCATTCTGGCCTGACCCTGACAACCCGGATCATCATGGGTAG